The DNA region TTTGCCTGCCCGTCGGCGGCCAGTGCCGGAAAGGCCATCAGTGCGAAAATGGCCGCAACAAGGAGGATCTGCAAGGCTCGTTTCATGGCGTCGATTGCGTTGACAGCGGTGAATTTCACCCTCAAAGGTAACAAGAGTGATGCGCACTGTCACCCCTTTTCAGTACCTTGATCCCCGGATAAGGATTCGCCTGAAAACGAAGAAGCGCACCAGTTGGAGTGGTTACGGCACAATGCCGGGTGACAAAACCAATCACTCCAAAGGTGCGCTTGATGGACAGGATAACGGGAACGCCGACCAAGGTCGAAGTGGATTTCACGGATGCGCGTCTGACGCATCGAGGTGGATGGGTTTTTCTGGGTCAGGCCTTCAAGCGGCTGGATCTGGGCAGACGTCTGTCGCAGGCGCTGTCGCTCAAGCGACGTCGCCGGGGCGCGTCGGATGCTGAGATGGTGTTGAGCCTGGTCGCCTCGCAGGTGGCGGGAGGCGGTGCGCTATCGGATGTGGATGCGTTGCGTTGCGACGACACGTCTGGTCGCTTGCTGGGTTTGGCGGAGGTCCCTGACCACCGTCGCCTGGGCGAGTGCTTGAGCCGCTTCGGTGCGGCAGACGTTGAGGGACTTGAGCGACTGGTGGGCTCGGTAGCGGCTGAGCTGGCGCCTGAGGTGATTGCTCATGAGCAAAGCCGGCGGGGCTATGTGCCAGTGTTTATCGATGGCTCGGCCATTGAGGTTGAAGGCCGGCTGTTCGAAGGTGCGGGCAAGGGCTATGACGGCACCCAGCAGTACTGGCTGCACGGGGTGTTCGTTGGCGGGCTTAGGGCTGCCGGTCATCTGCATCCAGGCGGAGTGGCGGTGACGGCGGGCTGGCGCGAGCAGCTGGAATCGATCCGCCAGTGGTTCGATCCGGATGACGCCGTCTGGGTTCATGTGGACAACGCTTATTACGGCCGTGAGTTTGTCGACTTCTGTCACCAGCAGGGCTGGGGCTACTCGGTCAGCGTCACCCACGATGGCTTCCGGGCGCCGGTCCTGCGCATGCTCCAGGGCTTGCCTGAGTCGGCCTGGACTGACATCGGCATGGGGGAACAAGCCACGCTGGTCCATCACCGTCCTCAAGGCTGGCGCGAACACGCCCATGTGGTGATCCGGCGCACCCATGACGGTGCCCAGCAGCGGCTGGAGCCGGCCTATACCGTCACCCTGGTCTCCCGCGATGATCTCCCGGTGGGCGAACTGGTGGCACGCCACCGCCAGAAGCAGGGCCAGGAGAACGCCTTCAAGGGGCCGCTGATCGATCTGGATCTGCACCATCCGCCCTGTCGACGCTTCCATGCCAATCAGGCCTACTACTTGTGCGGGCAACTCGCCCAGATCCTGCTCAGAATGCTGCAGTACGACTTCCTGCCCGCCGAGAGCCGCAAACACTCGATCCGGCCTATCATCCGCTACCTCATCCACACCCCGGCTCGACTGGTAAGGCGAGCGCGGCAGTGGCGGCTGGACTTTGCCAAGACCACCTTCCGACTCGATTGGCTGTATCACGCCGCCTGCCAGCTCGAGTAGCCGTCTACGACCTCACTCAGGCCATCAAGATCGACTGGAGAGCACCGGTCACGGGCAGGTGCGGCCCGATGACACAAAACTTCAGCACAACACCCCTCAAACACCGCTCTCAAGCATCCGACGGACCTCATTCAAAAGAAGAGGGACTCCAATACGTGCCGCCGGAAGCCTGCCCGGCAATCTCTGAGCCGCTTGGCAGGCTTATCAGGGAATCAAGGGGTTTCAGTAGTGCGGTGCTGCAAGTCCGGCGCTCGATATGCGATACTAATGCGTTCCGTACGGCCCGGTACTGCGGGTGGCCAGAGCGTCAGCGGCCGCCAAGCGGCAGTTCGGCCTGCCTGCAACCCCTTTACAAGCAACCGCCTGCCAAGGAGAGCCCGGTGACAGAGCGCAAACTCACCCTGACCGATTCCGAATCCGGAAAAAGCCTGGACCTGCCGGTCGTTGCCGGCACCGAAGGTGATCCCACGCTGGATATCAGCAAGCTTTATTCGACGCTGGGCTACTTCAGCTTTGATCCTGGTTATGGCGCCACCGCAAGCTGCAAGAGCGACATCACCTACATCGATGGCGATGCCGGCATCCTGCGCTATCGCGGCTATCCCATCGAGCAACTGGCAGAGCAGTCCAGTTTCGTCGAGGTGGCCTACCTGCTGCTCAACGGTGAGTTGCCCGATGCCGACCAGTATGCCGGGTTCGAGCGCGACATCACCTACCACACCATGGTGCACGAGAAGCTCAACACCTTCATGCAGGGCTTCCATTACAACGCACATCCCATGGCCATCCTGTCTGGCGTGGTCGGCTCCATGGCCGCCTTCTACCACGACAAGCTGGATGTCAACGATCCCGAGCAGCGCGTGCTGGCGGCCAAGCGGCTGATTGCCAAGATGCCGACCATTGCCGCGGCGGCCTACCGTCACCACATGGGTTGGCCCAGTGCCTATCCGCGCAACTCCCTGGGCTATTCAGAGCGCTTCCTGCACATGATGTTCTCGGTGCCGGCCGAACCCTACGAGGTCAATCCGGTGGCTGCCAGGGCACTGGACCTGCTGTTCATCCTGCACGCTGATCACGAACAGAACGCCTCGACCTCCACCGTGCGCCTGGTCGGCTCGACCGGGGCCAACCCCTATGCCTGCGTGGCCGCCGGCATTGCTGCGTTGTGGGGGCCGGCCCATGGCGGCGCCAACGAGGCTGTGCTCAACATGCTCAACGAGATCGGCGATGTCAGCCAGGTGGGCAAGTACGTCGAAAAGGCCAAGGACCGCAACGACCCGTTCCGGCTGATGGGTTTCGGTCATCGCGTCTACAAGAACTTCGATCCGCGCGCGACCATCATTCGCAAGGCCTGCCACGAAGTGCTCGAAGAGCTGGGCCAGCAGGACCCGCTGCTCGACCTGGCCATGGAGCTGGAAAGAATCGCCCTGGAAGACGACTACTTCGTCGAGCGCAAGCTCTACCCCAATGTCGACTTCTATTCCGGCATCATCTACAAGGCGCTGGGCATTCCGACCAGCATGTTTACCGCCATGTTCGCCATCGGCCGCACCGTCGGCTGGGTCAGCCAGTGGCTGGAACAGGCCGGCACTCCCCACCGCATCGGCCGCCCCCGCCAGGTCTATACCGGGGCCGGCGAGCGTGATTATGTGGATATCGCCAAGCGCTGATGCGCTTGGCGAGGTGAAAGGGATAAGGAAAAAGGTGATAAGGTGAAAGGAAATTCAGGCTGGTACTTGATCCGTTAGCCTGGTGCTCCTGAATGCCCCTTGTTTTTCCTTTTACCTTTTACCTTTTCCCATATTTCCTCTCACAAAAACAAATCCGGCAACAACTCCTCGCCCGGCTTCACCGCATAACGATCCAGATCCGTCACCCCCGCCTTCTCCAGCACTTCGTCGTCGATGAAGAAGTGTCCGGTGAACTGGCGTGATGGTCGCGTCAGTACCCAATGGGCGGCGTCGGCCATGATTTCGGGCTTGCGGCAGTTTTCCGGGTTGACTTCGCCGCCGAGCATGGCCAGGGCGGCGGTGGCGATGACGGTTCTGGGCCACAGCGCGTTGACGGCAATGCCGCGATCACGAAACTCTTCCGACATGCCCAGCACGCACATGCTCATGCCATACTTGGCCATGGTGTAGGCCACGTGCGGGGCGAACCATTTCGGGTCCATGTTCAGCGGCGGTGACAGGTTGAGGATGTGCGGGTTGTCGGCTTGTTCCAGCCACGGCAGAGCCTGTTGCGAGCAGACGAAGGTGCCGCGGGTATTGACGCTGTGCATCAGGTCATATCGCTTCATGGGCACTTCGGGGGTGGGTGCCAGGTAAATGGCCGAGGCGTTGTTGACCAGGATGTCGATGCCCCCGAAGTGGTCGGCGGCCGCTGTCATGGCCTCGCCCACGGCCTGTTCGTCGCGGATGTCGACTTTCAGCGGCAGGGCGCGGCCGCCTGCGGCCTCGATGTCTTCCGCCGCGCTGTGGATGGTGCCCGGCAGTTTGGGGTGGCGGCGGTCGGTCTTGGCGGCGATGGCGACGTTGGCGCCATCGCGCGCGGCACGCAGTGCGATGGCCAGGCCGATGCCGCGCGAGGCGCCGGTGATGAACAGGGTCTTGTTGGCGAGTGACTGGGTCATGAATGCTGTCCTATTCCGGTGTGAGGGGTATGCTACATCGGAGAAGGGGTACACGGCGCGCGCCGGCTGAAGCATGGATACCGGGTTTCTCGCCAATCTCAATCAGCTGCTCCAGTCTCATCCGGTCTGGCTGGTGGCGATGGCCTTTGCCTTCGCGCTGCTTGAATCACTGGCCATTGTCGGAATTTTCATCCCGGGCATCGTTCTGTTGTTCATCGTCGGCACGGTGATCGGTGCCGACCCGGTGCTGTTCTTCTGGTGCTGGCTGGGGGCGGCCGCCGGCGCACTGTGTGGCGATCTGGTCAGTCACTGGGCGGGTTCGCGCTTCCGGTCGGAGATTCCGCGGCTCTGGCCCCTGAGTCGGCGCCCCGACATGCTCGCCGCCGGACAGGACGCGGTACTCCGCCATGGTGGCAAGGCGGTGATCATCGGTCGCTTTGTCGGGCCGCTGCGACCGGTGGTGCCGCTGGTTGCGGGCATGATGAGCATGCCCATGCGTGCTTTTCTGGCCTTCTCCATTCCGGCCTGCGTGTTGTGGGCGCCGGCTTACCTGCTGCCGGGCATGCTGTTTGGCGCCTCGCTGGAACTTGCTGCCGAGTTTGCCGGCCGCCTGGTGGTGATCCTGCTGGTCGTGGTGCTGGGTGGCTGGATGGCAGTCTGGCTGACGCGGCTGGTTTACAACTTTACCGCCCGTCGCAGCGCCTGGTGGCTCAAGTCGCTGATTCGCTGGAGCAGCGAGCACCCGCTGCTGGGGCGAGTGGTGGCGCCGCTGTTCGAGCCCGGCAAGCGCGAGTTGCTTTCCGTGGCCCTGCTGGGATTACTGCTCCTGGTGTCGCTGGCGTTGCTGCTGGGGGTTTTGCTGGTCGCACCGTTCGCTACCGGGGCCTTGGGTGCCGAGCAACAGGTGGCCGGCTGGGCGGCGAGTCTGCGCAGTCATGCCGCCGACCCCGTTTTTGCCGCGCTGTCGCTGGCCGGTGAGATGCCGGTGATGGGTATGGTGGCCGCCATCATGACGCTGTTGCTGCTGGCGGTTCGACGCACCAATGCGGCCTGGCACTGGCTGGTGGCCACGGCCGGGGCATGGCTGCTGGCGGCCATGCTGGCCGCATTGATGAGGCGGCTGGTTGAGGCGCCGGAAGCGATGCCTTCGCTGGGCGAGATTCCCCATCGCGCAACCGTGCTGACCACTGCGGTGCTCGGGTTCTTTGCCGTGATGATTGCCAAGGATCTGCCGGCCGGATTGCGCAAATGGCCTTACCTGCTGACCAGTCTCATGCTGATGCTGGTCTGCCTGGCCAATCTGTACCTGGGGCGGGTATCTCTTGGCGGCATTCTCGCGGCCCTGGCCCTGGGGGGCGGTTGGGTCGCGCTGGTGGGTATCGGCTATCGCCAGCGTGCCCTGCCGCGCAGCCGGCCGTTCCTGGTGGCCCTGGTGTTCTATGGCCTGCTGGTCATTCTGGGCGGTCAGCATGCCGGGAATCACCTGCAATCGATGCTCGAGGCCTCCCGCCTGGCGCCGACGGAACGTCATCTGAGCCTGTCGGAGTGGCTGTCCGAGGGTTGGGCGGCCCTGCCCGAGCGACGATCGCGGATCGGTGCCGCCGCGCTGCAGCGCTTCGATCTGCAGGTCGCTGGCGATCTGGATGCGCTGGCCTATCAGCTCGAGTCTGCCGGCTGGCATCGGCCCGAAACGGAAGTGGCGAGCCCGTGGACCCGGCTGGCCGAACCCGGGGACGATGCCCTGGCCATGCCGCACCTGCCGCGTGAGTTTGCCGGGCGTCCGGAGCACCTGGTGCGTGTTCTGCCCGTCGGCGAGGAGCAGATGGTGGTGCTGAGGCTGTGGTCGTCCGGTGCCAGGGTGCAGCCAGGGGGAGTGCCGATCTGGCTTGGCCAGGTGCGAACCGTAGCTCCGGCGCGACTGTTCGGGCTGATCCGTTATTGGACAGTGACCGAGCCGGAAGGCAAGCCGGCCGATGCACAGTTGGAAAGCGCGTTGTCAGGTCATGTGCAATTGACCGTTTCGGAGGCGTTACGGCTGTACTTCGAGCCGGCGCTCAGTGTGCCGAGTCATCCGGCTCATCGGCCGGGTCCTGCAGAAGGCTCACGAGGGCTTCCAGTCGACTGACAGGGTCGCTCATCTCAAGCAGGGCCTGGGCATGCTCGAGTTCCAGCGGCAGCAGCGCGGCCAGGCAGCGCCCCAGCTCGACGGCATCGTCGATGTCGATATCGATGTCACTGGCGGTTTGTCGATGACTCAGCAATTCCTGCATCAGGGTCTGAAGGGCAGCAAACCGGGCCGGCACGGCCGCGGCCGGTTCTGGAGGCAGCCAGTCGACCGTGCCGATCAACAGTCCATCGTCGCGCGCGCGTGTATCGATGATGCGGAACCGGCGTCGGCCTTCGCAGCGAAGCCCGAGCAAGCCATCGTCAAGGGTCGAGAAATCGGTAATGATGGCCTCTGTTCCGATGCGCGCATGGCGGGCGCGTCCGGCCTGCGCTGCCGGCCAGGCACAGATCACGCCGAAGCCGCTGTCGGCGCGAGTGCAGTCGCGCACCATGCTCAGGTAGCGCTGTTCGAAAATGCGAAGCGGCAGCGTCGCGCCGGGAAACAGCACGGTCTGCAGCGGGAACAGGGGCAGTTCGGTGCTCACGCGAGGCGGTCGAAGAAGCGTTGTGGCGCGGATTCAAAGCCGCGGTTGCTCATGAACACGACATGGTCGCCGGGCCGGACCTTGCCGGCCAGGTCGTCGAGCAGCGCTTCGACACGGCTGCGCGGACGGCCCTCGCCCCCGCATCGTTCCAGCACATCGTGTGGGTCCCAGTCCATGGCCTCACTGGTGCGCAGCCAGACATGGTCGGCGGCGGCCAGGGCGGCCGGGAGTTCGTTGACATGAAAACCGCCGCGCATGGTGTTGCTGGCCGGTTCCAGGGCGACCAGAATGCGCGCGTTGCCGACGGCCCTGCGCAGCCCCTCCAGGGTGAGTCGAATGGCGGTGGGG from Wenzhouxiangella sp. AB-CW3 includes:
- a CDS encoding IS1380 family transposase, with product MDRITGTPTKVEVDFTDARLTHRGGWVFLGQAFKRLDLGRRLSQALSLKRRRRGASDAEMVLSLVASQVAGGGALSDVDALRCDDTSGRLLGLAEVPDHRRLGECLSRFGAADVEGLERLVGSVAAELAPEVIAHEQSRRGYVPVFIDGSAIEVEGRLFEGAGKGYDGTQQYWLHGVFVGGLRAAGHLHPGGVAVTAGWREQLESIRQWFDPDDAVWVHVDNAYYGREFVDFCHQQGWGYSVSVTHDGFRAPVLRMLQGLPESAWTDIGMGEQATLVHHRPQGWREHAHVVIRRTHDGAQQRLEPAYTVTLVSRDDLPVGELVARHRQKQGQENAFKGPLIDLDLHHPPCRRFHANQAYYLCGQLAQILLRMLQYDFLPAESRKHSIRPIIRYLIHTPARLVRRARQWRLDFAKTTFRLDWLYHAACQLE
- a CDS encoding citrate synthase; this translates as MTERKLTLTDSESGKSLDLPVVAGTEGDPTLDISKLYSTLGYFSFDPGYGATASCKSDITYIDGDAGILRYRGYPIEQLAEQSSFVEVAYLLLNGELPDADQYAGFERDITYHTMVHEKLNTFMQGFHYNAHPMAILSGVVGSMAAFYHDKLDVNDPEQRVLAAKRLIAKMPTIAAAAYRHHMGWPSAYPRNSLGYSERFLHMMFSVPAEPYEVNPVAARALDLLFILHADHEQNASTSTVRLVGSTGANPYACVAAGIAALWGPAHGGANEAVLNMLNEIGDVSQVGKYVEKAKDRNDPFRLMGFGHRVYKNFDPRATIIRKACHEVLEELGQQDPLLDLAMELERIALEDDYFVERKLYPNVDFYSGIIYKALGIPTSMFTAMFAIGRTVGWVSQWLEQAGTPHRIGRPRQVYTGAGERDYVDIAKR
- a CDS encoding LON peptidase substrate-binding domain-containing protein; this translates as MSTELPLFPLQTVLFPGATLPLRIFEQRYLSMVRDCTRADSGFGVICAWPAAQAGRARHARIGTEAIITDFSTLDDGLLGLRCEGRRRFRIIDTRARDDGLLIGTVDWLPPEPAAAVPARFAALQTLMQELLSHRQTASDIDIDIDDAVELGRCLAALLPLELEHAQALLEMSDPVSRLEALVSLLQDPADEPDDSAH
- a CDS encoding SDR family oxidoreductase yields the protein MTQSLANKTLFITGASRGIGLAIALRAARDGANVAIAAKTDRRHPKLPGTIHSAAEDIEAAGGRALPLKVDIRDEQAVGEAMTAAADHFGGIDILVNNASAIYLAPTPEVPMKRYDLMHSVNTRGTFVCSQQALPWLEQADNPHILNLSPPLNMDPKWFAPHVAYTMAKYGMSMCVLGMSEEFRDRGIAVNALWPRTVIATAALAMLGGEVNPENCRKPEIMADAAHWVLTRPSRQFTGHFFIDDEVLEKAGVTDLDRYAVKPGEELLPDLFL
- a CDS encoding VTT domain-containing protein — encoded protein: MDTGFLANLNQLLQSHPVWLVAMAFAFALLESLAIVGIFIPGIVLLFIVGTVIGADPVLFFWCWLGAAAGALCGDLVSHWAGSRFRSEIPRLWPLSRRPDMLAAGQDAVLRHGGKAVIIGRFVGPLRPVVPLVAGMMSMPMRAFLAFSIPACVLWAPAYLLPGMLFGASLELAAEFAGRLVVILLVVVLGGWMAVWLTRLVYNFTARRSAWWLKSLIRWSSEHPLLGRVVAPLFEPGKRELLSVALLGLLLLVSLALLLGVLLVAPFATGALGAEQQVAGWAASLRSHAADPVFAALSLAGEMPVMGMVAAIMTLLLLAVRRTNAAWHWLVATAGAWLLAAMLAALMRRLVEAPEAMPSLGEIPHRATVLTTAVLGFFAVMIAKDLPAGLRKWPYLLTSLMLMLVCLANLYLGRVSLGGILAALALGGGWVALVGIGYRQRALPRSRPFLVALVFYGLLVILGGQHAGNHLQSMLEASRLAPTERHLSLSEWLSEGWAALPERRSRIGAAALQRFDLQVAGDLDALAYQLESAGWHRPETEVASPWTRLAEPGDDALAMPHLPREFAGRPEHLVRVLPVGEEQMVVLRLWSSGARVQPGGVPIWLGQVRTVAPARLFGLIRYWTVTEPEGKPADAQLESALSGHVQLTVSEALRLYFEPALSVPSHPAHRPGPAEGSRGLPVD